A window of the Natronomonas salina genome harbors these coding sequences:
- a CDS encoding PINc/VapC family ATPase, which produces MEILPDTSAVIDGRVSERVDGGFDGTVYVPEAVVGELEAQANDGRDSGWEGLEELQRLADLADDGRVTVEYVGRRPDAIEKREAGEGQIDALIRDLADEYGATLLTSDVVQSEVAQAKGLDVEYIEPKERDVDSLALEEFLDSETMSVHLKTGVPPMAKRGQIGEMRYEHIGEDALSETEMREYANDVLESARGSSEGFVELSHPGMDIVQFRDMRIAIAQPPFSDGIEVTAVRPIVKTTLDDYENADALRERFTEHQRGVLISGAPGAGKSTFAQAVAEFLNDSGYAVKTMEKPRDLQVGPEITQYTELGGSMENTADSLLMVRPDYTIYDEVRKTSDFETFADMRMAGVGMIGVVHATRAIDALQRLVGRVELGMIPQVVDTVVYIEAGEVHTVYDVSTEVKVPHGLVEEDLARPVIVIEDFETGTPAYEIYTFNRQVVTVPLDGAEDGGGDSGIERVAKQEIEREIRQVARGHVEVDLKGGNTAVVWVEDDDISYVIGKNGGRINQIEDRLGIEIDVRTFSDRPGGKSGSGGGGQHAGGGAAGGGGQPGEVVTPEVTNRHVVIPLGDHHGDTVEIRADGDYLFTATVSRGGEIQVSRGSAIAEELEQAIDRGKTITVVPQ; this is translated from the coding sequence ATGGAGATTCTGCCGGACACGAGCGCGGTCATCGACGGCCGCGTGTCGGAGCGCGTCGACGGCGGCTTCGACGGCACGGTGTACGTTCCGGAGGCGGTCGTCGGCGAACTGGAGGCCCAGGCCAACGACGGCCGCGACAGCGGCTGGGAGGGCCTCGAGGAGCTCCAGCGCCTCGCCGACCTCGCCGACGATGGACGGGTCACCGTCGAGTACGTCGGCCGCCGCCCCGACGCCATCGAGAAGCGCGAGGCCGGCGAGGGCCAGATCGACGCCCTCATCCGCGACCTCGCCGACGAGTACGGCGCGACGCTGCTGACCAGCGACGTCGTCCAGAGCGAGGTCGCGCAGGCGAAGGGCCTCGACGTCGAGTACATCGAGCCGAAGGAGCGCGACGTCGACTCGCTGGCCCTCGAGGAGTTCCTCGACAGCGAGACGATGTCGGTCCACCTCAAGACCGGGGTCCCCCCGATGGCCAAGCGCGGACAGATCGGCGAGATGCGCTACGAGCACATCGGCGAGGACGCGCTCTCGGAGACCGAGATGCGCGAGTACGCCAACGACGTCCTCGAGTCGGCCCGCGGCTCCTCGGAGGGCTTCGTCGAGCTCTCACACCCCGGGATGGACATCGTCCAGTTCCGCGACATGCGGATCGCCATCGCCCAGCCGCCGTTCTCCGACGGCATCGAGGTCACCGCCGTCCGGCCCATCGTCAAGACGACGCTGGACGACTACGAGAACGCCGACGCCCTCCGCGAGCGGTTCACCGAGCACCAGCGCGGCGTCCTCATCTCGGGGGCGCCGGGCGCCGGGAAGTCGACGTTCGCCCAGGCCGTCGCCGAGTTCCTCAACGACTCCGGCTACGCCGTCAAGACGATGGAGAAGCCCCGCGACCTCCAGGTCGGCCCGGAGATCACCCAGTACACCGAACTCGGCGGCTCGATGGAGAACACCGCCGACTCGCTGCTGATGGTCCGGCCCGACTACACCATCTACGACGAGGTCCGGAAGACCTCGGACTTCGAGACGTTCGCGGACATGCGGATGGCCGGCGTCGGCATGATCGGCGTCGTCCACGCCACCCGCGCCATCGACGCCCTCCAGCGGCTGGTCGGTCGCGTCGAACTCGGGATGATCCCGCAGGTCGTCGACACCGTCGTCTACATCGAGGCCGGCGAGGTCCACACCGTCTACGACGTCTCCACGGAGGTGAAGGTCCCCCACGGGCTCGTCGAGGAGGACCTCGCCCGCCCGGTCATCGTCATCGAGGACTTCGAGACCGGCACGCCGGCCTACGAGATCTACACGTTCAACCGCCAGGTCGTCACGGTGCCGCTCGACGGCGCCGAGGACGGCGGCGGCGACTCCGGCATCGAGCGCGTCGCCAAGCAGGAGATCGAACGCGAGATCCGGCAGGTGGCCCGCGGCCACGTCGAGGTCGACCTGAAGGGCGGCAACACCGCCGTCGTCTGGGTCGAGGACGACGACATCTCCTACGTCATCGGCAAGAACGGTGGCCGCATCAACCAGATCGAGGACCGCCTCGGCATCGAGATCGACGTCCGGACGTTCTCCGACCGGCCCGGCGGGAAGTCGGGGAGCGGCGGTGGCGGCCAGCACGCCGGCGGAGGCGCTGCGGGTGGCGGCGGACAGCCCGGTGAAGTCGTCACGCCCGAGGTGACGAACCGCCACGTCGTCATCCCGCTCGGCGACCACCACGGCGACACCGTCGAGATCCGCGCCGACGGCGACTACCTCTTCACCGCGACGGTCTCCCGCGGCGGCGAGATCCAGGTCTCCCGCGGCTCCGCCATCGCCGAGGAGCTCGAGCAGGCCATCGACCGCGGGAAGACGATCACCGTCGTCCCGCAGTAG
- a CDS encoding carboxypeptidase M32, with protein MATEQSSVPDAYDDLLEQYRRATYLGDANMVLSWDQEVMMPEGGTPARSKQRGAISAVQHDLLVDDDVGDWLDELAGADLPDDESAVVREIRRQYERKTRVPTDLVEEISEATSDAHPVWQEARENDDWETFAPTVERLLDLKREYAEHIDPDADPYAVLFADYEPYIDLETAERVLERLREGLVPLIDAIRESDADLYEVDGTFPEDRQLELSREALETLGYDFEHGRLDTAPHPFSSGTQFDARVTTRFDESDPLDSLGSTIHEFGHATYTQGLRQDEYGTPLGEHRGLTVHESQSRLWENHVGRTRAFWDLFVPRFNEQHGTDLTPEQAYEAANQVYEDNLIRVEADELTYHLHIILRFEIERDLLAGDLDVEEVPAVWNDKMEEYLGVRPDTDANGCLQDIHWSHGSFGYFPTYSLGSVLAAQLDAAAREDLSLDEQVRDGEFDPLHEWLTENVHRHGQRYTTDELVEEATGESYTADYFLEYAKSKFGDLYDLDV; from the coding sequence ATGGCAACCGAGCAATCGTCGGTCCCCGACGCCTACGACGACCTGCTGGAGCAGTACCGACGAGCCACGTACCTCGGCGACGCGAACATGGTCCTCTCGTGGGACCAGGAAGTGATGATGCCCGAGGGCGGCACGCCCGCCCGGTCGAAACAGCGCGGCGCGATCTCCGCGGTGCAGCACGACCTGCTCGTCGACGACGACGTCGGCGACTGGCTCGACGAACTCGCCGGCGCCGACCTCCCCGACGACGAGTCGGCCGTCGTCCGCGAGATCCGCCGGCAGTACGAGCGGAAGACCCGCGTCCCGACTGACCTCGTCGAGGAGATCAGCGAGGCCACCTCGGACGCCCACCCCGTCTGGCAGGAGGCCCGCGAGAACGACGACTGGGAGACCTTCGCCCCGACCGTCGAGCGCCTGCTCGACCTCAAGCGGGAGTACGCCGAGCACATCGACCCCGACGCCGACCCCTACGCGGTCCTCTTCGCGGACTACGAGCCCTACATCGACCTCGAGACCGCCGAGCGCGTCCTCGAGCGCCTCCGCGAGGGGCTCGTCCCGCTCATCGACGCCATCCGCGAGTCCGACGCCGACCTCTACGAGGTCGACGGCACCTTCCCCGAGGACCGGCAGCTCGAGCTCTCCCGGGAGGCCCTCGAGACGCTGGGCTACGACTTCGAGCACGGGCGCCTCGACACCGCGCCGCACCCCTTCTCCTCGGGCACGCAATTCGACGCCCGGGTGACGACCCGCTTCGACGAGTCCGACCCCCTCGACTCGCTGGGGTCGACGATCCACGAGTTCGGCCACGCGACCTACACCCAGGGGCTCCGGCAGGACGAGTACGGCACGCCCCTCGGCGAGCACCGCGGCCTGACGGTCCACGAGTCCCAGTCGCGGCTCTGGGAGAACCACGTCGGCCGCACCCGCGCCTTCTGGGACCTGTTCGTCCCCCGGTTCAACGAGCAGCACGGCACCGACCTCACCCCGGAGCAGGCCTACGAGGCCGCCAACCAGGTGTACGAGGACAACCTCATCCGCGTCGAGGCGGACGAGCTCACCTACCACCTCCACATCATCCTCCGGTTCGAGATCGAGCGCGACCTCCTGGCCGGCGACCTCGACGTCGAGGAGGTGCCGGCGGTCTGGAACGACAAGATGGAGGAGTACCTCGGCGTCCGTCCCGACACCGACGCCAACGGCTGCCTGCAGGACATCCACTGGAGCCACGGCTCCTTCGGCTACTTCCCGACCTACTCGCTGGGAAGCGTCCTCGCCGCCCAGCTCGACGCCGCCGCGCGCGAGGACCTCTCGCTCGACGAGCAGGTCCGCGACGGCGAGTTCGACCCGCTCCACGAGTGGCTCACCGAGAACGTCCACCGCCACGGCCAGCGCTACACCACCGACGAACTCGTCGAGGAGGCCACCGGGGAGTCCTACACCGCCGACTACTTCCTGGAGTACGCCAAGTCGAAGTTCGGCGACCTGTACGACCTCGACGTGTAG
- a CDS encoding M20 family metallopeptidase: protein MSVTDLARELVAVPSHEDESAAGDLVEDWLADETDGSVERDGAGNVVARRNAGADRSLALVGHHDVVPPDDDQIEDGDYVVAERDGRLYGRGTADMKGSVAAAMVAFRDADVHPGTELVFVSFAGEESGGVGCRAAIDDGFAPDYAVVGEGSTSYSAEGVTDVAVAHKGRRGSTVLAEGASSHASEPEAGENAIYRAADAVDVVRDLDAPETEVLGHHLGGSVVVTEIDGGSAWNVVPERCEFTVDERTVPGERAALERAESVEGVTWEVDQDLPPMACDDPDFAEAVVDAAAASQDGDPRQVVKPHATDAGWLADRAGTTCVVCGAAEPGEAHTADESVSLEVIERCAALYRRVAEADLD, encoded by the coding sequence ATGAGCGTCACCGACCTCGCCCGGGAGCTCGTCGCCGTCCCGAGCCACGAGGACGAATCGGCCGCCGGCGACCTCGTCGAGGACTGGCTCGCCGACGAGACCGACGGCAGCGTCGAACGGGACGGCGCCGGGAACGTCGTCGCCCGCCGGAACGCCGGCGCGGACCGGTCGCTGGCCCTCGTCGGCCACCACGACGTCGTCCCGCCGGACGACGACCAGATCGAGGACGGCGACTACGTCGTGGCGGAGCGCGACGGTCGCCTCTACGGCCGCGGGACGGCCGACATGAAGGGCAGCGTCGCGGCCGCGATGGTCGCGTTCCGCGACGCCGACGTCCACCCCGGGACCGAACTGGTCTTCGTCTCCTTCGCCGGCGAGGAGTCCGGCGGCGTCGGCTGCCGGGCCGCCATCGACGACGGCTTCGCGCCCGACTACGCGGTCGTCGGCGAGGGGTCGACGAGCTACTCGGCCGAGGGCGTCACGGACGTCGCCGTCGCCCACAAGGGCCGCCGCGGCTCGACGGTCCTCGCCGAGGGGGCGTCCTCGCATGCCAGCGAACCCGAAGCCGGCGAGAACGCCATCTACCGCGCCGCGGACGCCGTCGACGTGGTCCGGGACCTCGACGCGCCGGAGACCGAGGTCCTCGGCCACCACCTGGGGGGCAGCGTCGTCGTCACGGAAATCGACGGCGGCAGCGCCTGGAACGTCGTCCCGGAGCGCTGCGAGTTCACCGTCGACGAGCGGACCGTCCCCGGCGAGCGCGCCGCCCTCGAGCGGGCGGAATCCGTCGAGGGCGTGACCTGGGAGGTCGACCAGGACCTGCCGCCGATGGCCTGCGACGATCCCGACTTCGCCGAGGCGGTGGTCGACGCCGCCGCGGCGTCCCAGGACGGCGACCCCCGGCAGGTCGTCAAACCCCACGCCACCGACGCCGGGTGGCTGGCCGACCGCGCCGGCACGACGTGCGTCGTCTGCGGCGCCGCAGAACCGGGCGAGGCCCACACCGCTGACGAGAGCGTCTCGCTCGAGGTGATCGAGCGCTGCGCGGCGCTCTACCGCCGGGTGGCGGAGGCGGACCTCGACTGA